A window of the Lepus europaeus isolate LE1 chromosome 5, mLepTim1.pri, whole genome shotgun sequence genome harbors these coding sequences:
- the VWA1 gene encoding von Willebrand factor A domain-containing protein 1: MLPWTALGLALSLRLALARSGAERGAPSSAPLGDLLFLLDSSASVSHYEFSRVREFVGQLAALLPLGPGALRASLVHVGSRPHTEFPFGQHSSGQAIRDAIRAAVQRMGDTNTGLALAYAQEQLFAEGAGARPGVPKVLVWVTDGGSSDPVVPAMQELKDRGVTIFIVSTGRGHLLELSAAASAPAERHLRFVDVDDLHLIAQELRGSILEAMQPQQLRASEVSSSGFRLAWPPLLTADSGYYVLEVVPSAGPEAARRLQLPGNATGWSWAGLEPDTDYTVTLLPESSAGPSRPQQLRVRTLPEEAGPQRIVISHARPRSLRVSWAPALGPAAALGYHVQLGPLRGGAAQRVDVPAGRNSTTLQGLAPGTAYLVTVTAAFRSGRERALSAKACTPDGARSRAPRPALPAAGLRGP, translated from the exons ATGCTGCCCTGGACggcgctgggcctggccctgagccTGCGGCTGGCGCTGGCGCGGAGCGGCGCGGAGCGCG GCGCCCCCTCCTCAGCCCCCCTGGGGGACCTGCTGTTTCTGTTGGACAGCTCGGCCAGTGTGTCTCACTACGAGTTCTCTCGTGTCCGGGAGTTTGTGGGACAgctggcagctctgctacctcTGGGCCCCGGGGCCCTGCGTGCCAGCCTGGTCCACGTGGGCAGCCGGCCACACACGGAGTTCCCCTTTggccagcacagctcaggccaggcCATCCGGGACGCCATCCGCGCCGCGGTCCAGCGCATGGGGGACACCAACACCGGTCTGGCGCTGGCCTACGCCCAGGAGCAGCTGTTTGCAGAGGGGGCCGGTGCCCGGCCAGGGGTGCCCAAGGTGCTGGTGTGGGTGACGGACGGCGGCTCCAGCGACCCCGTGGTGCCCGccatgcaggagctcaaggaccgGGGCGTCACCATCTTCATCGTCAGCACCGGCCGCGGCCACCTCCTGGAGCTGTCGGCCGCCGCCTCGGCCCCAGCCGAGCGGCACCTGCGTTTTGTGGACGTGGACGACCTGCACCTCATCGCTCAGGAGCTGCGGGGCTCCATTCTCG AGGCAATGCAGCCGCAGCAGCTTCGTGCCTCCGAGGTCTCGTCCAGCGGcttccgcctggcctggccgccccTGCTGACCGCTGACTCCGGCTACTACGTGCTGGAAGTGGTgcccagcgccggccctgaggccGCCAGACGCCTGCAGCTGCCCGGGAACGCCACGGGCTGGTCCTGGGCCGGCCTGGAGCCCGACACGGACTATACCGTGACGCTGCTGCCGGAGTCTAGCGCGGGCCCCTCGAGGCCGCAGCAGCTGCGGGTCCGCACGCTGCCAG AGGAGGCCGGGCCGCAGCGCATCGTCATCTCGCACGCCAGGCCGCGCAGCCTCCGCGTCAGCTGGGCCCCGGCGCTGGGCCCGGCCGCCGCGCTCGGCTACCACGTGCAGCTCGGGCCGCTGCGGGGCGGCGCGGCGCAGCGCGTGGACGTGCCCGCCGGCCGCAACAGCACCACGCTGCAGGGCCTGGCGCCGGGCACCGCCTACCTGGTGACCGTGACCGCGGCCTTCCGCTCCGGCCGCGAGAGGGCGCTGTCGGCCAAGGCCTGCACGCCCGACGGCGCCCGcagccgcgccccgcgccccgcgctgCCCGCCGCTGGGCTCCGCGGGCCGTGA